Part of the Arthrobacter gengyunqii genome is shown below.
ACTGCCAGCAGGCCGGCGAGGATCTCTTCAAGACCATCGAACCGAACACTGTGGAGACGGCCAAGTTCACCTGGGACCGCCAGCGCTCAGCGCCCGGCTGCTCGGAAGTGGCCAGCAACCCCAACCCGGGAACCTACACCTTTACGGCGCGGCTCGGAGACATCAGCAGCGAACGAACCACCTTCGAACTCGAGTAACAACCCGTTACATAAAACGGTCGAGCAGGCTGGTCTCCGCAATGCGGGAGAGCCCCTCGCGCACTGTCCGGGCACGCTGCTCGCCGATGCCGTCCACCGTCATCAGGTCATCGATGTTGGCGGCCATCAGGTTCTGCAGGCCGCCGAAATGGTCCACCAGCCGGTTGGAGACCGCCGGCGGCACTGACTTGATGTTGCTGAGCAGCCGGTAACCTCGCGGCTGCACCACGGCCTCGAGTGAATCCTGGCCGGGCTGGAAGCCGACGACGGCGGCAATCTTGCTCAAGTCGATCATGTCGGAGGAGCTGAGGTTCTGCAGCGTGGCCACCTGGTCTTCGGGCCGCTGGGTGCCGTCCTGCAGGTCCGCGTAGTCCCGGACGATCATTTCACTGCCCGGCCCCAGGCCGGCGGTGAGTTCCTCGAGCTGCAGGGACAGCAGGCGGCCGTCCACGCCGAGTTCGAGGACATACTGGGAGATTTCCTCGGAAATCCGGCGGACCATTTCCTGGCGCTGCAGGGTGACTGCCACATCCCGGACCGTGACCATGGCTTCGATTTCCAGGGCGGAGAGGGAATTGGTGACCTGGTCCAGGCGCGCACGGTAGCGTTCCAGGGTGGCCAGGGCCTGGTTGGCGCGGGCCAGCACCGGCTCGGAGCCCTCCAGAACATGGCGCAGCCCGCCCACGTAAAGCTGGATGATCTGCATGGACTGGCTGACCGAGATGACGGGGAACCCGGTCTCAATGGCCACCCGCTCCGCGGTGCGGTGGCGGGTGCCCGATTCATGGGTCTCAATGGTGTGGTCCGGGACCAGCTGCACTGCTGCCCGGAGAATGGTCTTGGCGTCCTTGTCGCAGACTATGGCGCCATCCATCTTGGCCAGCTCGCGCAGGCGGGTGGGGGAAAAATCGATGCCGATGTCGAATCCGCCGGAGCAGATGGAGTCAACGGTGCGGTCAAAGCCCAAGACGATGAGGGCGCCGGTGCGGCCGCGCAGGATGCGTTCGAGGCCGTCGCGGAGCTCCGTTCCCGGGGCTACCCTGGCAAGGGTGGCTTTCAGTGAATCTTCGGGACTTCGTGCCACGGTCACTTCCTTCCGGCCGTCGGGCCCACTGGCGTTCTGGGCGGACACTGCACAGACACTTTCCCTATAGTAGTGGTCCGGGACGGGACAATGGCCACCTTTGTGCCGTGCAACGCGCAGAGTTGCGCCCGGACCGCACTGACGTGTGCTGCATCAGACGCGGAAGGATCCGGCTGTCCTAGAACAGGAGCTCGAGGGCCTCCGTCAGAGTGGACACCTCCCGGACCCGGAACCCGGCCGGAACCGCCACCGGACCGTTGGGTGATGCCGGGACCACCGCGTGCGTGAAGCCGAGGCGCTCCGCTTCCTGGATGCGCCTGGCAATGCCGGGAATGGGCCGGACTTCTCCGGCCAGGCCAACTTCCCCAAAGGCAATCAGCTGTGCGGGAAGGGGCTTGTTCATCTTGGCGGACGCCACGGCAAGAGCCACGGCAAGGTCAGTGGCCGGTTCGCTGAGCTTGACCCCGCCCACGGTGGCCACATAACTGTCATCCTTGGCCAGGTTCATGGACGCCCGCGCCTGCAGCACGGCAAGCAGCATGGCAACCCGCGATGAATCCAGTCCGCTGGTGGCGCGCCTCGCCTGGGAGTTGCTGGTTTCGGCCAGCAACGCCTGGACCTCAGCCAGGAGCGGGCGCTTTCCTTCCAGTGTGACGGTGATGCAGGTCCCTGAGACCGGTTCCTTGGTGCGGGAGACAAACAGACCGGAAGGATCCGCGAGTCCCACGATTCCTTCCTCGGTGAGGTCGAAGCAGCCCACTTCGTCAGTGGGGCCGTATCGGTTCTTGACCGCCCGCAGCAGCCTCAGGCGGGAGTGGCGGTCGCCGTCGAACTGGCAGACCACATCCACGAGGTGTTCCAGCAGGCGCGGCCCGGCAATCGACCCGTCCTTGGTGACATGTCCAACCAGCAACGTGGTCATGTTCCGTTCCTTGGCCGCGGCAATCAGGGACGCTGCCACCTCGCGGACCTGGCTGACGCCGCCGGCGCTGCCGTCCACGGCGGAACTGCTCAGGGTCTGCACGGAATCGACGATCAGCAGTCCGGGCTTGACCTGTTCCACCTGGCCCAGTGCCTGGCCCAGATCGGTTTCCGCGCTCAGGTACAGGAAATCCGATACCGCTCCGATGCGCTCGGCCCGCAGCTTCACCTGTGCCGTGGATTCCTCTCCGGTGACATACAGGACGTCCCGTCCGAGGTTTCCCACCTTGGCCGCCACATCCAGCAGCAGCGTGGACTTTCCGACACCCGGCTCACCGGCAAGCAGGATCACGGCCCCCGGAACAAGTCCGCCGCCCAGGACGCGGTCCAGCTCATCCACTCCCGTGGGCTGATAGGCGGCCGTGGTGGAATCCACGTCGGCAATGCGCTGGGCGGGACGGGCAACAGTGGCTGCCGCCGTGGTGCGGGCTATGACCTCGCCGGCTTCCTCCACGGTGCCCCAGGCCTGGCACTCGCCGCAGCGGCCCACCCATTTGGCCGTGGTCCAGCCGCACTCGGCACAGCGGTAGTTGGCGGTTTTTGCGCGGGCAGTCTTGGTGGCCATAAAAACAGGCTATCCCGGCGCAGTGACACTTCCGTACGGGAGCAGGGGAGGCCCGATCACACCGCGGAGAGGCAGCGCACTGCTTCCTCATGGGTGAGGCCCGTCGATTCAAGCAGGTCCACCACCAGGGGCCGGAAGAGCATGAGCAGGGCGTCACCCTGGATATTGGTGATGCCCAGGGCGCCGGGGTTCAGCTGCGCGCCGACGGCGGCCAGCTCGTTGCGTGCCTGGCGAAGGTGCCTTTCCCGCGTTCCCCCGGACTCGCCGCCGGCCAAGGCGCGGGCGAGGACGTCGACGGCGTCGGCCGTGTCATTCACCACCTCCGTAACCCGCTCGATGGCCTCGTCATTGAGGGCGGCATGGTTGATGACCGACGTCGTGCGGCGCGCAAAGACCCGGCTGTTGCGCACCGCCAGGTCCAGATAGCCGATGGAACCGCGCAGGTCCCCGAGTTCGGCCAGGTGTCGCCGGTAGGCGGGGGATATCCGGGCGATCTCACGGGCGTCGCGCACGCTGCGGGTGAGCAGGTCCAGCTGGGGCTGCGTGTTGCGCGCCCGGACCAGGGCGTGCCAGGCAATCGTCGAGTCACTTTTGGCCACGGCTTCCGCGCACTGGCGCAGCACTGCGGAGAGCTCATGCAGCAGGTCGCGGACATTGGCCTTCGGCTCCCGGCGGGGATCGCGGGGAGCGAGCATGGTGGCCAGGAGAGCAAACAATCCGCCCACGAGGGCGTCTGCGCTGCGCGTGAACACGCCGCCGTCCGGGGCGGGAAGCAGGACCACCAGCAGCGACTGCAGGCCGAGCTGGGTGGTGAAAATGACGCCGCGGTCCAGGAAACGGGCCAGCATGACGGAGATAAAGAGGACGACGGCGGCCTGCCACAGCCCGGTGCCCAGCGCGTGCAGCAGGAGTTCGCCGATGCTGATGCCCAGGGTGCAGCCGATGCCCACCTCCAACACCCTCCGCGTGCGCGGCTCGCGGGAAAACCCCAGCGAAATGAGCGCGGCGGTGGCGGCGAAGAGCGGCCCCTCATGGCCTAGGACGTACTCGGCAAAGCCGTAGGCACCCACGGCGCAGATGGTCATCTGCAGTGCGGGGATGATCGAATCGCGGCTGCGCCGCAGCCCGACCCGGACCCGGTTGCGCAGGAACCCCCGGCTTTGGGCAATGCGGTCGCGTGGGGGCATGCCAACAGTCTAGGGGCCGCACGGCGTGCCCTCCATCCGGGCGCGCACTGTGACGCTCGGCAGCGCCGGTCATCCCTGCCGGCAACGTCCGCTGCCGGCGGGGATGACCGGGCGGGTCAAAGTTCTCTCCGCCGCTTGGCCCCGTTCACCTTTCGTTAACCTTCCCCCTCCACCATCGGTGAAGGGACGGTGTGACGTCCCGGTGTGCCGGCACATGCCGGACCGCCAGCTCCACGGAAAAACGAGCCCTTGAAAGGGGCCAGACGTGTCGGTAATTCGTATTATCCGTTCCACCGCCCTGCTGTCGGCCGCCGCGCTCGCCCTGTCGGCGTGCGGCAGCGACAGCGCAACCGCCCCCGCCAGCGGCAACACGCCGTCGTCCTCATCGGAAAGCACCCTCACGGGTACCCTTTCCGGATCCGGCGCCTCCTCCCAGGATTCAGCGATGCAAGCCTGGATCGCGGGGTTCACCGCTGCCAACCCGAATACCGCCGTGCAGTACTCTCCGGACGGATCAGGTGCCGGACGCAAGGCGCTGCTGGCCGGGGGCGTGCAGTTTGCGGGTTCGGACGCCCATCTGAAGGACGAGGAAGTGGAAGCTTCGATTGAGGCCTGCGGGCCCGACGGCGCGCTGCACATCCCTGCCTATATCTCGCCCATCGCCATCGCCTTCAACCTGGACGGCGTGGATGAACTCAACTTGGATGCCGACACGATTGCCGGCATTTTCCGCGGCGACATCAGCAGCTGGAACGATCCGGCCATCGCGGGCCAGAATGAGGGCATCGAGTTGCCCGATACGCCCATCACCGTTGTCCACCGCTCCGACGAGTCGGGAACCACCGAAAATTTCACCGAATACCTTGCGGCTGCGGCACCTGCGGTGTGGACCACGGAGGCAAGCGGTGAATGGCCGGCCGACCTGAACGGCCAGGAGAACGCGCAGGGCACCAGCGGCGTGGTGTCCGCTGCCGGTGCCACCGACGGCGCCATCACCTACGCCGACGCCTCCGCCGTCGGCAGCATGGGAACGGTCTCGGTAAAGGTTGGCGGAGAGTACGTCCCCTACAGTTCCGAGGCCGCCGCCAAAGCCGTGGAAGCCTCCACTCCGGTGACCGGCGAAGGCCGGCCCGCTGCAGACATGGCCATGAATTTGGCCCGCGACACCACCGAGTCCGGTGCCTATCCTGTGGTCCTGGTCTCGTACCACATTTACTGCACCAGTTACCCGGACTCTGAAACCGTTGACCTGGTGAAGGCCTTTGGCTCCTATGTCGTCAGCGAAGAGGGACAGGCTGCTGCAACGGATGCAGCAGGCAACGCGGAGCTTTCGGAGCCGCTTCGCCAGAAGGCCGAAGCGGCCATTGCGAGCATCAGCGTCTCGAAATAGCCGGTGCGGGCGGCGGAGCTGCAGCGTTCCGCCGCCGGCGGCAGGCTCTCCTATTCGCAGCCTCCGCCGGGGCGTGGGACAGTAAATGGGGGGATTGCAGCGGCAGACTGAGGCGCCGCGTCAAGGGATCCGTGCAGGGTCAGTAGAGTTTAAGAAGTTGCCAGTGAAGAACCGAAGGGTTGTGCAGTGTCCAGCAAGTCCATAGAAGGCACCGGTGGTGCCGGCCGTGCCGGAGACAAGGTGTTCTCCGGAATCACGCTCTTGGCCGGTTGCCTCATCCTTCTTGTCCTGTTTTCCGTGGCTGTGTTCCTGCTCTGGCAGGCGCTGCCCACCTTCACCGCGGATTCCGCCGACATCAGCGGCGGCGAGGGCTTCTTCACCTACATTTGGCCGCTGGTCATCGGAACGGTCATCGCTGCGGCCATTGCCCTGCTCATCGCGACGCCGGTGGGCATCGGCGTCGCGCTGTTTATCTCTCACTACGCGCCGCGCCGCATGGCGCAGGGCCTTGGCTACCTCATTGACCTGCTGGCGGCCATCCCGTCGGTGGTCTACGGCGCCTGGGGCATGATGGTGCTCGCTCCGGCCCTGGTTGGCCCCTACACCTGGCTGGCCGACAACGCCGGCTGGATCCCGATCTTCTCCGGTCCGGCCAGCCAGACCGGCAAGACCATGCTGACGGCGGGAATCGTCCTGTCCGTGATGGTGCTGCCGATCATCACCTCGCTGACCCGGGAAATCTTCCTGCAGACTCCGAAACTGCATGAGGAAGCAGCTCTGGCCATGGGCGCCACCCGCTGGGAAATGGTCCGCATGGCGGTCTTTCCCTTTGCCCGCCCGGGTGTCATCAGCGCCGTCATGCTGGGCCTGGGACGCGCCCTGGGTGAAACCATGGCCGTGGCCCTGGTGCTCTCCTCCGGCGGCCTGATTGCCAGCCTCATCCGCCCTGGCAACCAGACAATCGCTGCGGAAATTGCCCTGAACTTCCCCGAGGCGTACGGCCTGCGCCTGTCCGAGCTGATCGCCGCCGGCCTGGTGCTGTTCCTGATCACCCTGGCCGTGAACGTGATTGCGCGCTGGATCATCAGCCGCCATAAAGAATTCTCCGGAGCCAACTGATGCAGACGACACCAACACTCAGCCGCCGCCCCTCGACACTGACCAAGAACCAGCTTCCGCCCTATGCGGTGTGGGTGGTTCTGGGAGCGGCAGTCATCCTCGGCGCGGCTTTGTCCGCCCTGATCGGTTTCGGCATCGCAAGCTTCACCATCTTCACCGCGGTAATTTTCGTCATCGGCGCTACCGCCCTGACCTGGGCTGTGGAGGGACGCCGACGAGCGGTTGACCGCTTTGCCACCTACCTGATCTGCGGCTCCTTCCTCCTGGCGCTGGTTCCCCTGGTGTCCGTGATCTTCACCGTCCTGTCCAAAGGCCTGGCAGGCCTGAGCCCGGACTTCCTGTTCACCTCCATGGGCGGAATGACCGGGGCCGTGGACAACAACAGCGCGGAGACGGGCGGCCCAGTGCTGGGCGGGGCGTACCACGGCATTGTGGGCACGCTGCTGATTACCCTGTGGGCCACGATCATTTCGGTGCCGATCGGCCTGCTGACCGCCGTCTACCTGGTGGAATACAGCAACGGCGGACCGCTGTCCCGGGCCATCACCTTCTTCGTGGACGTCATGACCGGCATCCCGTCGATCGTTGCGGGTCTCTTCGCTGCAGCCTTCTTCGCCCTGGTGTTCGGACCGGGGGTGCGCACCGGCTTTGTGGCCGCCGTCGCCCTCTCCGTCCTGATGATCCCCGTGGTGGTGCGCTCCACCGAGGAAATGCTCAAGATCGTGCCGAACGAGCTGCGGGAAGCCGCCTACGCGCTGGGCGTGCGCAAATGGCGCACCATCCTGAAGGTGGTGGTGCCGACGGCGATTTCGGGCATCGCCTCGGGTGTCACCCTGGCCATCGCACGCGTTATCGGCGAAACGGCGCCGCTGCTGGTCACCGCAGGTTTTGTGAACACGATCAACATGAACGTGTTTGCGGGCTGGATGAGCACCCTGCCCACCTACATTTACCGGCAGCTGATGAGCCCCACCTCGCCCACCAACACCGATCCGAGCACACAGCGTGCCTGGGCGGCGGCGCTGCTGCTGATCATCATGGTGATGCTGCTGAACCTGGGTGCCCGCCTGATCGCCCGGATGTTCGCGCCCAAGACCGGACGCTGACCAGCCTCACTCCCTGCGGCAGGCACCGCCGCCCTGCCGCTCCCGAAACTTCAACAAAAAGGAATCACATGTCCAAGCGAATCGACGTCAAGGACCTCAACGTCTACTACGGCGACTTCCTGGCCGTAGAAAACGTCAACATCAACATTGAGGCGCGCTCGGTCACGGCGTTCATCGGCCCCTCGGGCTGCGGAAAGTCCACCTTCCTGCGGACGCTGAACCGCATGCATGAAGTTCTTCCGGGCGCCCGCGTGGAGGGTGAAGTCCTGCTGGACGGCGAGAACCTCTACGGCTCCGGCGTGGATCCCGTCACCGTGCGCAGCCACATCGGCATGGTGTTCCAGCGCCCCAACCCGTTCCCCACCATGTCCATCCGGGACAACGTCCTGGCCGGCGTGAAGCTGAACAACAAGCGCATCTCAAAGTCCGACGCCGATGACCTGGTGGAGAAGTCCCTCACCGGCGCCAACCTGTGGAAGGAAGTCCGGGACCGGCTGGAGAAGCCCGGCTCCGGCCTCTCCGGCGGCCAGCAGCAGCGCCTGTGCATTGCCCGGGCCATCGCAGTGTCCCCCGAGGTCATCCTCATGGACGAGCCCTGCTCGGCCCTGGACCCCATCTCCACCCTGGCCATCGAGGACCTGATCGAGGAGCTGAAGAGCGACTACACGGTGGTGATCGTGACCCACAACATGCAGCAGGCAGCCCGCGTCTCTGACAAGACAGCGTTCTTCAACATTGCCGGCACCGGCAAGCCGGGCAAGCTCATCGAGTACGACGACACCACGGTCATCTTCAACAACCCGGCCCAGAAGGCCACCGAGGATTACGTCTCCGGACGCTTCGGGTAAACCGCGCGGGCAGACCCGCTGCGGGCGGCTGAATCTCAGAGCATCGGGCTGATCGCCAGGAAGAGGATGCCGCCCAGCAGGGCTGTCACCGGAGCCGTGGCAAGCCACGTGGCCAGGACTTCCCGCAGCGGAATGAAGCGGACGGTGGAAAAACGCTGGTTCGCGCCGGCGCCCACAATGGCCGAGGTCATGGTCTGAGTGCTGGAGAGCGGGATCTGCAGCCACACGGCGCCCAGGAAGAGCATGGTGGAGCTGACCGCCGTCGCGCTCATGCCGCGCAGCGGGTCAATGCGCACCAGGCGGCTGCTGAGCGTGCGGCTGATCCGCCAGCCGCCGAAGAGGCTTCCCGCGGCCAGCGCGGCGCCGGAGAAAACCTGTACCCAGAGCGGGATGCCTGCGCTGCCGGAGTATCCGGCAGCCACCAGTGCCAGGACAATCACGGCCATGGTCCGCTGCCCGTCCTGCATGCCGTGGCCCAGCGAAAACGCCGACGTGAACACTGACTGGGCGATCCGGTTTCCGGCGTCTCCGCGGCGCGGGGAGCTGTAGCGCATGAGCCAGGTAGTGGGAAAAACCAGCAGGTAGGCCAGGACAAAGGCAACCACGGGAGAGAGCAGCAGCGGCAGGACAATCTGCTGCAGCAGCACCTGATAGGACTCGGCGATGTTGGGGCCTCCCACCAAGGTGGACGCGGCCCCCGAGCCGACTATGCCGCCCACGAGGGCGTGTGTGGAGGAGGAAGGCATGCGCCGCCACCAGGTCCACAGTCCCCAGCCGCAGGCCGCGAGCAGGCCCGCAATCAGGATGCCCAGACCCGGTGTTCCATCCGGGAGTTGGATGAATCGATCTGCCAGGACCAGGGCCAGCGCCGTGCTCAGCAGGGCGCCGGTCAAGTTGAAGACGGAGGCGAGGACGACGGCGACCGTGGGGGTCAGCGCGCGGGTGCGCACCGAGGTGGCAATGGAGTTTGAAACATCGTGGAAGCCGTTAATGAAGGCGTAGGCACCTGCGAAGAGCACCACGGCGGCCAGCAGAACCGGCTCCACCTAGGATTCCCGGACCAGAATGCCGCCCACGGCGGTGGCACACCGGCGCAGCGATGAGGTGGTTCCGGCCAGCTGGTCCGCGAGGTCCCGGTGCCGGGCATACATGAGCGGCTTGTGGTCACGCAGGAGTTCGGACACCCAGATGCGGTGGGTCCGCTCGGAGCGCTTGGACAGGCGCAGCATCTCGATCCAGTAGTCGTCGAGGTCTTCCAGCGACGCCAGGCGGCGCATGGCGCCTGCCGTCAGCTCGGCCTGCCGGCCAATGACTTCAAGCTGTTCGGCGGCACGCCTGGAGATCCCGGTCAGCCGGTACAGCGAGATGATCTCCGCGGCGGCGTCGAGGTTTTCCGTCGCTGACATCAGTGTGAGGGAAAGGTCGTAGAGGTCCTCGCGGGGGAGCGGATTGATGAAGCTTGACCTCATCTGCGTCATGAGCGCGAAATGCAGGTCCGTGGCTTCCGCCTCCAGCTGATGCATGTGCTCGGAGAGCCGTTCATAATCGGCCGATTCGGCACCGAGGACCTCCGACAGCGTCCCCGCGCCGCGCACAAGCACGGCCCCCATTTGGGAAAGGAGCTCGAGCCCGGCGTTTTCCTGGGGAAACAGCCGCAGCCTCACGGGAAAACCTGGATTTGCCGGCCGGAAAGGGGGCCCTGCGCGATGTGGGTCACGAGCCTAGATTATCGGCTGCGCAGTAAGAACCAAAAGCGGTGCCGGACCGGGAGCGCCTCTCGGCGGAAGGCCGCTCGAAGCGGCTCTAAGTTGAAGCCCGGGGGTTCCGCAGTCCGACACCAATTTCAGTTTTCTACTCTTCGCCGGAGATGTCAACACGAGCTCCGGCCGACCCCTAATCGAGCTCTCCGCGGCGCCAGGCGGCAGCTGCATATTCCAAATCTTCGGCTGTGCGCACCAGTTGGCGCGCCTTGAGTGTCAGCTGCGTTGCCTTATCGGCGCTGCCCGTCTCTGCCGAGTCGGCGTGATGTGTCTGGCCCAGGGCCACTACGCGGCAGAACGCAGCGAAGCGTTCCAGCGCGACGTCGAACTCTCCCTCGAAGGCTCCGGAGAGGATGGTGTCCGCCATGGCTTTGACCTCGTCCGCACCCAGCGGCTCGGCCACCCCGGCCACCACCTTGGAGACCTGGGCAACGTCTTTTCCGGCGGCGTAGTAAGCGGCAACCCGCTCCGGATTCTGCTGAGTGGCGGCGCGGAGGGCGTAGAGACGCCACAGGGCACCGGGCAGTGAACGAGCAGGGCTTTCCGCCCACATCTCCGCGATGGATTCCAGGCCCTGCCGGTCTGCCAGCTTCACCAGGCGGCGGGTGATCTCCGGATCGGAGCTCTCCCTGCCGTGGTGCACCAGGGCCTGGGCAGCCAGGTGGGCTGCTTCGGATACTCGGGCCGGATCCGCGCCTCCGGGAATGTTGGCGAAGTCCAGCGGAGCGTACAGCTTGGGCTTGTGATGCCGTGGGGGCATTTCATTGGACTCACTCATGATTTGAGAATACTCCGCCCCGGGAACAGCCGTCGAGGAGGGGCCCTCCGGTGCGGCAGGGCGGGCGCTGCAGGGCATGCCGGCAGCGAAACGCAAACACTGGGGCCCGTAGTTTCGTGAGATGCGTCCCCCGTGCGATAAAGTGGAGAAGTCGATTCGTCGACGGCTGTATGGGTGAGGGAAACCTTGGACCGGAACCGCCGTCCCGATACGGCTGGGGGCCTTTAGCTCAGTTGGTAGAGCATCGGACTTTTAATCCGTGGGTCGTGGGTTCGAGCCCCACAGGGCCCACCAGAAGATGGGCCGGCTTGCCGTCAGCGGTGAGCCGGGACTTCGACAGCACCCCGGTTTTCGAACCGGGGTGCTTTTTCTTTGCCCCCGGGCTTCCGGCGGGCAGCGGTGCCGTTAGCATCGCAGGATGAATCCGAAGCGGATCCCCGGCGCCCGCGGGCGGCAGCCGTGAGTGCCAACACTTGGACCGTCGACTTCTGGCTTGATCCCGCCTGCCCGCTGACCCGCCGCACAGCGCGCTGGCTCACCTCCATGGCCGCAGACGTTCCCCTGCAGGTGCACTGGCGCGTGATGAGCCTGTCCCTCCTCTACGAGGACGAAGGGAACAGCCGGGACGGTTCCGGGGAAGGCAGAGCTTGGCCCAGGGATCCTGCCCTGGTTGCCGCCGCCGTTCAGGACGGGCACGGCCACGCGGCGCTTGGGGACTTTTACGACGCGCTGTGGACCGGGCAGGACGGCACGGAGCAGGAGGGGATCGGAAGCATCGCCGACGCACTTCGCCGCTGTGCGCTGCCGCCGGATCTGGCCGACGGTGTCTCCGCCGGCCGGGACACAGCACTGCACAGCTCACACAGCGACGGCGTTGGCCGTCTGGCGGGCAGTGCGGGCTCGCCCATCCTCTCCCTGACGGCTCCTTACGGCCGCCGGGAAACGATTCTTGGCCCCCTGCTGGATGCAATGCCCGCCCCCGCCGATGCGGTGACGCTGTGGAAAGCCACGGTATTGCTGGCCGG
Proteins encoded:
- a CDS encoding FUSC family protein, translating into MPPRDRIAQSRGFLRNRVRVGLRRSRDSIIPALQMTICAVGAYGFAEYVLGHEGPLFAATAALISLGFSREPRTRRVLEVGIGCTLGISIGELLLHALGTGLWQAAVVLFISVMLARFLDRGVIFTTQLGLQSLLVVLLPAPDGGVFTRSADALVGGLFALLATMLAPRDPRREPKANVRDLLHELSAVLRQCAEAVAKSDSTIAWHALVRARNTQPQLDLLTRSVRDAREIARISPAYRRHLAELGDLRGSIGYLDLAVRNSRVFARRTTSVINHAALNDEAIERVTEVVNDTADAVDVLARALAGGESGGTRERHLRQARNELAAVGAQLNPGALGITNIQGDALLMLFRPLVVDLLESTGLTHEEAVRCLSAV
- the disA gene encoding DNA integrity scanning diadenylate cyclase DisA, yielding MARSPEDSLKATLARVAPGTELRDGLERILRGRTGALIVLGFDRTVDSICSGGFDIGIDFSPTRLRELAKMDGAIVCDKDAKTILRAAVQLVPDHTIETHESGTRHRTAERVAIETGFPVISVSQSMQIIQLYVGGLRHVLEGSEPVLARANQALATLERYRARLDQVTNSLSALEIEAMVTVRDVAVTLQRQEMVRRISEEISQYVLELGVDGRLLSLQLEELTAGLGPGSEMIVRDYADLQDGTQRPEDQVATLQNLSSSDMIDLSKIAAVVGFQPGQDSLEAVVQPRGYRLLSNIKSVPPAVSNRLVDHFGGLQNLMAANIDDLMTVDGIGEQRARTVREGLSRIAETSLLDRFM
- the pstS gene encoding phosphate ABC transporter substrate-binding protein PstS; the protein is MSVIRIIRSTALLSAAALALSACGSDSATAPASGNTPSSSSESTLTGTLSGSGASSQDSAMQAWIAGFTAANPNTAVQYSPDGSGAGRKALLAGGVQFAGSDAHLKDEEVEASIEACGPDGALHIPAYISPIAIAFNLDGVDELNLDADTIAGIFRGDISSWNDPAIAGQNEGIELPDTPITVVHRSDESGTTENFTEYLAAAAPAVWTTEASGEWPADLNGQENAQGTSGVVSAAGATDGAITYADASAVGSMGTVSVKVGGEYVPYSSEAAAKAVEASTPVTGEGRPAADMAMNLARDTTESGAYPVVLVSYHIYCTSYPDSETVDLVKAFGSYVVSEEGQAAATDAAGNAELSEPLRQKAEAAIASISVSK
- a CDS encoding inorganic phosphate transporter, which codes for MEPVLLAAVVLFAGAYAFINGFHDVSNSIATSVRTRALTPTVAVVLASVFNLTGALLSTALALVLADRFIQLPDGTPGLGILIAGLLAACGWGLWTWWRRMPSSSTHALVGGIVGSGAASTLVGGPNIAESYQVLLQQIVLPLLLSPVVAFVLAYLLVFPTTWLMRYSSPRRGDAGNRIAQSVFTSAFSLGHGMQDGQRTMAVIVLALVAAGYSGSAGIPLWVQVFSGAALAAGSLFGGWRISRTLSSRLVRIDPLRGMSATAVSSTMLFLGAVWLQIPLSSTQTMTSAIVGAGANQRFSTVRFIPLREVLATWLATAPVTALLGGILFLAISPML
- the pstC gene encoding phosphate ABC transporter permease subunit PstC, which translates into the protein MSSKSIEGTGGAGRAGDKVFSGITLLAGCLILLVLFSVAVFLLWQALPTFTADSADISGGEGFFTYIWPLVIGTVIAAAIALLIATPVGIGVALFISHYAPRRMAQGLGYLIDLLAAIPSVVYGAWGMMVLAPALVGPYTWLADNAGWIPIFSGPASQTGKTMLTAGIVLSVMVLPIITSLTREIFLQTPKLHEEAALAMGATRWEMVRMAVFPFARPGVISAVMLGLGRALGETMAVALVLSSGGLIASLIRPGNQTIAAEIALNFPEAYGLRLSELIAAGLVLFLITLAVNVIARWIISRHKEFSGAN
- a CDS encoding DUF47 domain-containing protein, yielding MRLRLFPQENAGLELLSQMGAVLVRGAGTLSEVLGAESADYERLSEHMHQLEAEATDLHFALMTQMRSSFINPLPREDLYDLSLTLMSATENLDAAAEIISLYRLTGISRRAAEQLEVIGRQAELTAGAMRRLASLEDLDDYWIEMLRLSKRSERTHRIWVSELLRDHKPLMYARHRDLADQLAGTTSSLRRCATAVGGILVRES
- the radA gene encoding DNA repair protein RadA, with translation MATKTARAKTANYRCAECGWTTAKWVGRCGECQAWGTVEEAGEVIARTTAAATVARPAQRIADVDSTTAAYQPTGVDELDRVLGGGLVPGAVILLAGEPGVGKSTLLLDVAAKVGNLGRDVLYVTGEESTAQVKLRAERIGAVSDFLYLSAETDLGQALGQVEQVKPGLLIVDSVQTLSSSAVDGSAGGVSQVREVAASLIAAAKERNMTTLLVGHVTKDGSIAGPRLLEHLVDVVCQFDGDRHSRLRLLRAVKNRYGPTDEVGCFDLTEEGIVGLADPSGLFVSRTKEPVSGTCITVTLEGKRPLLAEVQALLAETSNSQARRATSGLDSSRVAMLLAVLQARASMNLAKDDSYVATVGGVKLSEPATDLAVALAVASAKMNKPLPAQLIAFGEVGLAGEVRPIPGIARRIQEAERLGFTHAVVPASPNGPVAVPAGFRVREVSTLTEALELLF
- the pstB gene encoding phosphate ABC transporter ATP-binding protein PstB; protein product: MSKRIDVKDLNVYYGDFLAVENVNINIEARSVTAFIGPSGCGKSTFLRTLNRMHEVLPGARVEGEVLLDGENLYGSGVDPVTVRSHIGMVFQRPNPFPTMSIRDNVLAGVKLNNKRISKSDADDLVEKSLTGANLWKEVRDRLEKPGSGLSGGQQQRLCIARAIAVSPEVILMDEPCSALDPISTLAIEDLIEELKSDYTVVIVTHNMQQAARVSDKTAFFNIAGTGKPGKLIEYDDTTVIFNNPAQKATEDYVSGRFG
- the pstA gene encoding phosphate ABC transporter permease PstA, producing MQTTPTLSRRPSTLTKNQLPPYAVWVVLGAAVILGAALSALIGFGIASFTIFTAVIFVIGATALTWAVEGRRRAVDRFATYLICGSFLLALVPLVSVIFTVLSKGLAGLSPDFLFTSMGGMTGAVDNNSAETGGPVLGGAYHGIVGTLLITLWATIISVPIGLLTAVYLVEYSNGGPLSRAITFFVDVMTGIPSIVAGLFAAAFFALVFGPGVRTGFVAAVALSVLMIPVVVRSTEEMLKIVPNELREAAYALGVRKWRTILKVVVPTAISGIASGVTLAIARVIGETAPLLVTAGFVNTINMNVFAGWMSTLPTYIYRQLMSPTSPTNTDPSTQRAWAAALLLIIMVMLLNLGARLIARMFAPKTGR